A stretch of the Perca flavescens isolate YP-PL-M2 chromosome 3, PFLA_1.0, whole genome shotgun sequence genome encodes the following:
- the kcnj13 gene encoding LOW QUALITY PROTEIN: inward rectifier potassium channel 13 (The sequence of the model RefSeq protein was modified relative to this genomic sequence to represent the inferred CDS: deleted 1 base in 1 codon) — protein sequence MTTKSNSSVLGGKASSSPLLSSPPRQRLVTKDGHCALRPPVCSSGSWRGALGRAWVLALQDLWGLLVGLRWRWVLLAFCASFLAHWLLFACLWYLLAHLNGDLAVQDHDAPPQGHVVCVKHITSFTAAFSFSLETQLTIGYGTMFPSGDCPSAIALLAVQMLLGLMLEAFITGAFVAKIARPQKRAGAIQFSPQAVVGQHQGQTCLMLRATNLLQRPLVDVKVSAVLYEEHEGQALHQTSLDFHLDHLGQQPCPFFIFPLTFYHPLDRQSPLYPALCEGTSNHFELVVFLSALQEGTGDSCQKRTSYLRQEIQFDRRFVPALGLDARGRYMVSTQHFDTAHSKEPLNKDCVVQINGDGSDRME from the exons ATGACAACCAAATCGAACAGCAGTGTTCTGGGTGGCAAggcttcctcctctcctctcttgtcctcCCCGCCCCGCCAACGCCTGGTCACCAAAGACGGACACTGTGCCCTCCGTCCACCGGTCTGCTCCTCGGGCTCATGGCGCGGGGCCCTGGGCAGAGCCTGGGTGCTGGCACTGCAGGACCTGTGGGGATTGTTGGTGGGTCTGCGCTGGAGATGGGTCCTGCTGGCCTTCTGCGCCTCCTTCCTGGCCCACTGGCTGCTGTTTGCCTGCCTTTGGTACTTGCTGGCCCACCTCAACGGAGACCTGGCAGTGCAGGATCACGATGCCCCCCCACAGGGGCATGTGGTTTGTGTGAAGCACATAACCAGCTTCACAGCTGCCTTTTCCTTCTCCCTGGAGACACAGCTGACCATCGGCTACGGCACCATGTTCCCCAGTGGGGACTGTCCCAGTGCCATAGCCCTGCTGGCTGTGCAGATGTTGCTGGGGCTAATGCTGGAAGCATTCATCACAG GTGCATTTGTAGCCAAGATAGCGCGTCCCCAGAAGCGAGCAGGAGCCATCCAGTTCAGCCCCCAGGCGGTGGTGGGTCAACACCAGGGTCAGACATGCCTCATGCTGCGAGCCACTAACCTGCTGCAGCGCCCACTGGTGGATGTAAAAGTGAGCGCTGTGCTCTACGAGGAGCATGAAGGTCAGGCCCTGCACCAGACCTCTCTGGACTTCCACTTGGATCACCTAGGCCAGCAGCCCTGCCCCTTCTTCATCTTCCCACTCACCTTTTACCACCCCCTGGACCGCCAAAGC CCCCTGTATCCCGCCCTGTGTGAGGGCACGTCCAACCACTTTGAGTTGGTGGTCTTCCTGTCAGCCTTGCAGGAGGGAACTGGTGACTCCTGCCAGAAGAGGACCTCCTACCTGCGCCAAGAAATACAGTTTGACCGTCGCTTTGTCCCCGCCTTGGGGCTGGATGCTCGGGGTAGATACATGGTGAGCACCCAGCACTTCGACACGGCCCATTCAAAGGAGCCTTTGAACAAGGACTGTGTGGTGCAGATCAACGGTGATGGCAGCGACAGGATGGAGTAA